The following coding sequences are from one Primulina eburnea isolate SZY01 chromosome 15, ASM2296580v1, whole genome shotgun sequence window:
- the LOC140814360 gene encoding protein NRT1/ PTR FAMILY 5.2-like, whose translation MEEEKATDDGYTQDGTVDLRGNPILRSKRGGWTACSFIVVYEVFERMAYYGISSNLFIYLTKKLHEGTVKSANNVTYWAGTVWMTPILGAYVADALLGRYWTFVVASAIYLSGMALLTLSVSIHPLKPSACSDPTGATCSKATTLQLVVFFGALYTLTVGTGGTKPNISTIGADQFDEFDPKEKVHKLSFFNWWMFSIFFGTLFANTVLVYIQDNVGWTLGYGIPTIGLMISIAIFLAGTRFYRHKLPTGSPFTRMTKVIVAAMRKWKVTVPADPKELYELDLAEYSKKGKYRIDSSPTLRFLNKACVKTGSSSQWMLCPVTQVEETKQMLRMIPILVATFIPSTMLAQINTLFVKQGTTLNRNIGSFKIPPASLAGFVTLSMLISVVLYDRFFVKILQRLTKNPRGITLLQRMGIGMLIHIIIMVIASLTERHRVQVAKANGLVESGKEVPLSIFILLPQFILMGTADAFLEVAKIEFFYDQAPENMKSLGTSYAMTTLGVGNFISSFLLSTVSRITKGENGHSEWIKNNLNASHLDYYYAFFAILNVLNFFFFLVVVKLYVYKAEVSDSMRVIEEELVASVRTVND comes from the exons ATGGAAGAAGAGAAGGCAACCGATGATGGGTACACGCAAGATGGGACTGTGGATCTCAGAGGAAACCCTATTCTCAGATCCAAGAGAGGTGGATGGACTGCTTGCTCCTTCATTGTTG TGTATGAAGTGTTCGAGAGGATGGCGTACTACGGAATATCCTCTAATCTGTTCATATATTTGACCAAGAAACTTCACGAAGGGACTGTGAAGTCGGCCAACAATGTCACCTATTGGGCCGGGACCGTCTGGATGACTCCCATCTTGGGTGCGTACGTCGCCGATGCTCTCTTGGGCAGATATTGGACCTTCGTCGTCGCTTCCGCCATTTATCTCTCC GGAATGGCTTTGCTCACATTATCAGTATCAATCCACCCTCTAAAGCCAAGTGCATGTTCAGATCCAACTGGTGCCACTTGCAGTAAGGCCACCACATTGCAACTAGTTGTGTTCTTTGGTGCACTATACACACTCACTGTGGGCACTGGTGGAACAAAGCCAAACATCTCGACCATCGGGGCGGACCAGTTCGACGAATTCGACCCCAAGGAGAAAGTCCATAAGCTCTCCTTCTTCAACTGGTGGATGTTTAGCATCTTCTTTGGCACATTATTTGCAAACACTGTGCTTGTTTATATCCAAGATAATGTGGGGTGGACTCTCGGTTATGGGATCCCCACCATAGGGCTCATGATATCCATCGCCATTTTCCTGGCCGGTACGCGGTTTTACAGGCACAAGTTGCCTACCGGAAGCCCGTTTACTAGGATGACTAAGGTGATAGTGGCTGCCATGAGGAAATGGAAGGTAACAGTCCCGGCTGACCCTAAGGAATTATATGAGCTTGATTTGGCCGAGTATTCGAAAAAAGGGAAATACCGGATTGATTCTTCGCCTACATTGAG GTTCTTGAACAAGGCTTGTGTGAAAACAGGTTCCTCTAGCCAATGGATGCTCTGCCCAGTCACACAAGTTGAAGAAACCAAACAAATGCTGAGAATGATACCTATCCTAGTAGCCACATTCATTCCCAGTACAATGTTAGCTCAAATCAACACCCTTTTTGTTAAACAAGGCACCACCTTAAACAGAAACATTGGCAGCTTCAAGATCCCCCCGGCCAGTTTGGCCGGATTCGTTACGCTTTCCATGCTTATATCTGTTGTGCTGTACGACCGTTTCTTTGTAAAAATATTACAAAGATTGACAAAAAATCCTAGAGGGATCACCCTTCTACAAAGAATGGGGATTGGTATGTTAATTCATATAATTATAATGGTAATCGCCTCGTTGACCGAGAGGCACAGGGTTCAAGTGGCTAAGGCTAATGGATTGGTTGAAAGTGGGAAAGAGGTACCTTTATCAATCTTCATATTGTTGCCCCAGTTTATACTAATGGGAACTGCTGATGCATTCTTGGAAGTGGCGAAGATTGAGTTTTTCTACGATCAAGCACCCGAAAATATGAAGAGTCTAGGCACATCATATGCTATGACTACGCTTGGAGTTGGGAATTTCATTAGTAGTTTTTTGTTGTCAACCGTTTCAAGAATAACAAAGGGAGAAAATGGTCACTCGGAATGGATCAAGAACAATCTTAACGCTTCACATTTGGACTATTACTATGCATTTTTTGCAATCTTGAATGTCTTgaatttctttttcttcttggTTGTGGTCAAGTTGTATGTGTACAAGGCTGAAGTTTCTGATTCAATGCGAGTTATAGAGGAAGAACTAGTGGCATCTGTACGTACGGTGAATGATTGA